The Mustela nigripes isolate SB6536 chromosome 6, MUSNIG.SB6536, whole genome shotgun sequence DNA window caacaaccccAAACGCTGATAATATTATCCCCATTATGTAAGTGAATTAACTGAGAGATTAATTGTCCCAAAGTCACATCACTAGTAACAAGGCATGTCTGAACTTGAACCCACGTCCCTCCGAAGCCAAAACCATATGCACACCTTTAGCAGCtataaagactataaaaaatgTTAGGGTGAGCGTTTTGAACAAATGCTTTTGACTTAAAAAGGTCATACAAAGACACAACCCAGTGAGAGACTCAGTGGCTAGTCTTTCTTTGGGCCTGGGAGGGAGGTGCTCTTTCCCAGAATAGGCATGAAGATGAAGCCAAAGGAAATGGCCgatgtatttttttccagaggAGGTATTTATGTGATGGATATTCTGAAGACAggagtattttttcctttcagttgttTGCTGTTGGGGTGGCTCAGCTCTAGCCAAGGGGCCTAGAGAAAACTCCAGAACTTGGTAAGCCAGCAGCTTCCCAGCAGGTCACCTCCATCTGGGTCAGTCTGAGGACCCACAGCGCACTTCCGGTCCTGAAGCCCAACCGGGGTTAATGACCACGCCGGGGACCCTGCTGGACCCAATTCAATGCGGACGGCCTTGAGAAAGAGCTCCTTCAACCTCCTGCTCCAGAAGCAAAGGACGAGCTTCCCACGTTGGGATAAACAAATTCAGCATTTCAAAGCAACCGGTTAGCCACTCACCGTAATTTGCATATAAATGCCAACAAACAACCTCCCATTGTCCAAGCAGCCCCGGAGGGCTGTCGGGTTTTACTGCCCACCTAGAGAGTGTGTGTCACAATCCTCGGCCTCCCAAGATTTCCCTCGGAGCCTGCTTCACAATCAAGTATCGGGCTGGGAAATGACCCTGGACACTTAGCATTTAGCAATCCCGGACGGACAGACAATCCCCTCTTTGCACAGCCTCCTTCGTGCTCTGTCAGCCTGTGAAATTGGCAGCCAGAAGCCAGGAACCCCAGGGGAAACCAAGCTCCCCATCCAGCCCCACCGGTGCTACTCCAGGTTTTGCCCAGAGGATACACTTCCTCTTTCCAGCCCAGAAGTTTTTGCCTTTGAAGGTGGACAACTGTGctgctttgaaagaaaaagaaactctttttcccccacttcattttttttttttttttttaagattttacttatatattcaacagagagagagggaacacaagcagggagagtgtgagagggagaagcaggctgcccgctaaGCAAGGGGCTGGATTCGGGAATTGattccaaggccctgggatcatgacctgagccaaaggcagacgcttaaccactgagccacccaggtgcccctctgccccgcgaacttaatatttttatcacaCGTTACTGGGTGCCGGTTAAAGGTTTGACCCAGGgctcatggaaaataaaaatatgcgtgtgcataaaatatgtttaaataaatgaaaggattatGAGACACTAGAAACAATACAAGGGTTATAAGGGTTGGGAAGTCATGAATGATCACACAACACCCCAGGcacacataagcacacacattttctaaatttacaTCTCCTTCTTTAAAGTTACTATTCAATAAGTAATTTCCTTGAGAGAGCGCTGATAATGAAAGAAACACATATAAAGTCTCAGTTATAAAACTATATATGGGTTCATAAGAGCCAGTTGCATTTTGAAGTAAAAGGTAATCCTTTAATGAAGATGCTAGGTGTTTGTGGAGGGGGCGGGTAGTATAAAActcacctttgctgtgtccctgAAAGAAGGTTGCTTGTTGCTTGTTGCTTTTATTATAGCCTCTGGTTACAGGTTCAGTTCCAGGAGAACAAAGTTACCCCAAGTTACCCCAGTGTGGCTAGGACCAGCCAACTCAAGATGAAATAGCCTGCTGATTTTATGTCCTTCACCTTTTGGACCAACAAAACTCTCcgtggtttatttttaaattccttagaGAAACACTGATAAAAACTGGATATTTCACGGTGCTAAAAGGAGAGTCCACCTCTTCGTTTAACAGGGAATGATGATAATGCTTCTCGGTGAGAACTGGTGTCCGGTCGTTCGCTTGCAGATCGCACCAGATTTCAAAGGTGAGGATACGTTTGACCTTAGCAACGCTCCATTAATTTTCAGATCCGTTTGAATTGTTTCTCCTCCACTCCCTTCACTGGCAACTTATTTTCGTTGGGGTTCCcatacaaaattataaatcttcaaaacaatAGTTTGGAGTGGAGAAAAGTGAAGAGGAAGACATTTGGGTATTTGCGGACAACCTGAATTCAGATGCCTAATGCAAGAGGGCTCGGTCTCCCTTCCGGGTCTGCTCTCCTTGGATCACAGCGAGGTACAAAGGCTGTAGGGGTCagtcctccctcctctccaccgGGATTTCACAGTTGAATCCCTAAATCCAGGTGAGAAATACCCCCATTTAGCAAGGCAACTGTGAATGAAAGTCTCGGGTATCAAAATCACATCCACtacatttagtttaaaaaaaaaaaaaagcctcagcgTGGACTTCCAACACTTGAAAAAGTAAGAAAGTGCTTTCAGAAGTGTGGTGTTTTTCCACTGTCCTCATCAGTTCCCTAGGGAAATTCCAAGGGAAAGAGACCAGGGATAAAGagctttctgtatttctcttggTTTTAACTGCTGAAACAATTTTTGTTCCATTAGGTTTGTAATGTGAGATCTCTCAGAGTGAATTTACACAACAGCCCCTGACTTTATTAATTCATCACAACTAACTCAGTCTTCACGTGTCGAAAAACAAATTGCTGACTTCCCATGAATTCCGACATCTACTTACACTCTGCCTTGAAAGTGGTTTGCTGTGAAATTATTCCAGGATTTCCAAGACTGTCCGGCCAGCACGGCACAGAGGTGCACACGCCACGCTATGTacgtatatgcacacacacagaaacagtcACCAGCTCACCTCTTCAGGATTCCGCTCGGGTCACTCCAGCATCAATCCAGTCTGCAAGGCCTAGGCTGCCAAACGCAATTTGAAGGAGCCTCCAGGAGGCCAGCTGGCGACAGGCTGCTAGATAGGGGACTCCACCAGGTCTTGAGGAATGACAAGGCCTGGAGACATTGTCTACCTGCTTATCCAAAGTATCTCCCCAGGTTGCCTCTCTGATGCCTTTCCTGAAATCCCTTTTCATATTCACAGAATGGGGAAAGTTTGTATAAACATGGCTCATGGGCCTCGGCCTATAATGCACTGGAACTCTCCAAAGCAGATCCCCTGGAAAATCACCACCTTCCTGTAAGAAGTCTATCTCCTCTGCGGCTGCAcgagccccagcccctccccaggccgATCTCCAAATTCCCAGAACGGCAGACAAGTGCATTACGCCATCACGCACAGGACGGTAGGACGTGCGCCGACCAGCCAGGACGTGTTCAGAGCCTGAAACCATTCCAAAGGAAGAGTTGTCAAATTTTCAAGAAGggtttaattttgttatttcgtCGGGTCTCAAATTCTCAGATCAGCGACCTGCCTTTTTCTATCAGCACAGTGAGAGCAACGGggacaaaggaagagagggaagaagcgtGGGTCAGTCTCGGAAGCAGTTCCTTTTCCATCACAACGGGGACCCTCAGAGTCCCCAACTAAATCAGCTTCATCTGGGGGAATTAAGCGGATTTGTCACTAACTAGACCCCTGCCCCGTGTGAAAACGTCCACACTGCCCTAAAAACCGGTTGCGGAACTACTTGTGTTTTGGTGGGGGCACCTATGGGGGCCATTGTCTAGAAAGCATCAATCACGCACAAACCGGTCAAGTGATTCTGAAACAGGATCCGTCAGCGGACTGGACTCCCTTGATTTTCTCCCTGGATTAACCATCATTCTgtcaaataccaaaaaaaaaaaaaaaaaggtccataaAACTGAAGTGTTCCCATCAGCAGCCACGAGATTATTCCGAAAGGAAACAATGACAAGCCAATGTCATTAGTAGATGAGAGGCTAaaagcaatacattaaaaacctGTATTAAGAAGGTTACATGCAGTCTGCAGGTCGCTGAAAGGGCTGAAAATCTCAGGTATGAGAGAGCGAAGTATAAAAAAGTCGAGGAAATGTCCACTGTAAAAGTAACGGGCCCaagctcttaaatttttttttgaaaaaaatttttttaaagatttcatttatttatttgagagagagaaagagagaaagcatgagcagggggaggggcagaagaaacaACAGACTCCaatgctgagcagggacccaatgctaaggcagatgcctagccaagtgagccacccaggtgtcccccaagctctcaactttaaaaaagcaaaacaagacagATTTTACTcgttcatttgacagagggagagagacagtgagagagggaacacaagcagggagagtgggagagggagacacaggcttcctgctaagcagggagcctgatgtggggctcgatcccaggactctaggatcatgacctgagccaaaggcagccacttaacaactgagccacccaggcgcccatcaaaTTTGGGGGAATATTTTGCTGGGCCCCTCTAGTTCATTGAAGACGCTTGTGTGTGTTGACAGAAATAGCTAGCATACCTCCAAACAATAATCTTGTAAACCATTATCACtgcccccattttataggtaacaAAACTTGAGTATTCAAAGGGCTTAAGgaatttgcccaagttcacagagCTAGCAGGATGAAGGCAGCATTGGAACACAGCATTGGCTGTGCAACTCCCAAGTGCACTTGACCGCTACCCTTCTGAGTTCGGCCTTATCCCGCCATGTAAATTTTGGTGGAGGTTTGACATTATTTGGGCCGAGACAGAGAAGAGGACCAATTAGAAGTTATAAGGAAAAAAAGCTGTCCTGGCCCCAAAAAGGCTAGTTCCAGACTCATGATACTGGATGCCCCTGCCTTCAAGCTTTTAGCCTATAATCAGCCCATATTGAAACCAGATTTACGAGCTCTTCAGAGGAGAGCTTTGTGATTTTCTAAAGCAGACATGTTTGGTATTTTAGAAGGTCAAACCCCCTATGGTgcagtgtttttaataaaatcagtTCAGCAGAAATTAGAGACACACCAGTCTATTCCTAGGAAGCCTCTGAGCCATTCAAAataagggtgtgtgtgttgggggacgGGGGTGGAAATAACATAAAAGACATAACCACATGCAGATCAATTTTTTCAAAAGGGAGAGAACGGGAGGGGGTAGATATAGAAACATCATGGCAAATTTGGTCCCATTTGTCTCTGGTTGGGGCAAATTTCCACTTAGAAAAAGAATCTTACTTGCGGGGGGGTAGTTCTATGTCAATATTAAACAAGGGCTGTTCTTGGTTAGCTCGGCCTTGTCCTGTCACCTCAAAGTAACAGTAAACATCTccaggagggaaaaacaaacacagcAGTCATCACCTTACTTACATCACCGACTCAGGTAGGTAGTTATTTCATGAAGGGCCCTTTATCTCTGCTCTTGGCAGCCTCTACGCTCTCACAGGAAAGCAACAGGAGAACCTATATTTAGTTCTTGGTAAAAATCAAAGCGGAGAGACCCGCAGTATTTTCGTAGAAAGGCCGAGTTATGCCCAGAAACTGCCTTTTAAGACTGGCGGCGAGGGCGGTGCGCAAACACTCCATGAGTAAGTATCTCATTTATGAACACAACACACGAGGGGCACAGGGTTCATCCTAGGAAGACACGGGAATAGGAATAGCCAGTCTATTATTCGGCAAGCACGTGAGCACCCGGACCCCCAGTCCAGCGGTGGGTGGCAGGTGCACAACATGATGGCCCACCCCCCTTCCCGGAACAGGATGGGTGTAAACAGCCTTGTGAATTTATAGTAGAAACAAGACACAGGGCAGCGAACACCGAACACAGAAGTGGGGGCATTTTGCATTCATCTTCCAGTAAATGTCTGTGATTTCAGTGCCTGGAGGTTGGGGGTTTACTGGTTTCCAAGTGATTCAAAATACGggacttcaggggcacctgggtggctcagtgggttaaagcctttgctttcagctcaggtcatgatctcttgagtcctgggatcaagccccgtatcgggatctctgctcagcagggagcctgcttcctcctctctctctgcctacctctctgcctgcttgtgatctctgccaaataaataaataaaatcttaaaaaaaaaaataacgggACTTCAAATCCTTCATTGTCTTTACTTAACGAGTTGCTGAGTTCTTAGTTGACTGGTATTTAGAAGAAATGGGGTGAGTAAGACTAACAGACACCGGCTGCTCGAGGCATCCCTGAGCATGCAGGCTTTTCATCTTCAAGATATGAAACTGCTGTAATTTGATCTGGAGCTCACCGTGAAGGTGAGGGTCGAAACTCCATCAAGGGGCAATCTCAGTGAATTTTCTTCTCTAGATGGGTTTGGATAGTTAGGCCACAATTCTCTGGCTCCCTTGAAAAGCAACACACCAAAAAGTTCATACGCTTTATAAACTGGAAGTCACACGTGCAAGAACTGTCATTCTCAAAAAGCACAATACGAATGccatcatttattaaaatgtatatttattccaTAGCCTACTTTGTATGGGGCTGTGCCTCTTAATTATTGGATAATCTAGGTACTCGTTTTTTTAGACTAGTCATTTCGACTGATTCTCCCATGAACCTGGCGACTGCATCTGTCTTAAAGGACCCAAATTATGCTTATCGTAAAATAACCCCccaaatatgcacacacacaatctttTAACACTCAGTAAAAGAAAACCCCATCCTCACATATGCAGACTAGAGGTTCATTTTTAAGCAGaagtttcaaatatacaaaagaatcaggaaaaaaagaaaaaagaatcctagaTGGCAaatttttctcacatttaggATAACATAGACCTATTTGGGGGGGAAAGTACACAAACATGGCATGGGTTTGAATTCAGGCTGAGCAGTCTTGCCAGACAGAAGGTCCTACAGGAGTGAAAACACTGTTGTTACTCAGTGTGTCAGTGGCTGAAGTCGATGTGGGGGGCATAGGACCCTAGTGTTCTTTAAATCTCAGTTGATACAAATAACCCTCAGTATTGAAACCCTTtctaaacactgaaaaaaaaaatagattagtaTAACACTGCATTGAAGGAAGGTTTGAAAACTAGGAGCATAACACAATCGAGTTTGGCTAATTTGGGATCCAAAATACTTAAATTGGTCTGAGACAAAAGCCAACTGATATGGTAAATCAATCCAAACGTAGTAAAAGTAGACAGTGACTAACTACAAGAAGTTTCGTTTAGCGGacttggtttggtttttcttattTGGTTGGAGgtagacacatttttaaaaagcatttcagaGCAACTGAAGTTGATGAATATGACCTTTTCTCAGCTCTAGACACTGATCCACCATATCCCACCTGGTCTAAAAAAGTTTAGGATTTCTCATAGGTGAAAGCTAAAAACCAGGGTTATCCTAACACCAAACAAAAAACACGTGGGTAAGATACTGAATGATGGGCAGGACACAGTTGGAAATTCTCCACACTGTAAGAAAACTACAAATATGCAGGTAAGGACAAACAAGATCTTGGTCTtatttaaataccaaaaaaaaaaaaaaaaaaaaggcaaaacaaagcaaacaaacaaaaatcaagccAAATCCTATAGTTGAGACCCTACTGTGAGCAACAACAgaacttcatttgtaaaattaacaTGAAGTTTCTTACACCTCCcacttagtttttaatttatgaCAAGACACCGCTAAGTttcagacaaaatatatatatatatatatttttaaatctttacaatAAATCAAGATGTTGGAGCTTACACAGAgcacattttagtttatttaggtACTCAATTCCAGCTCGCTCAGATGCAAAACCCTGGTAACAGTGTGTATGAagtcttctctttgctttttataattttaaagcaaataatacatttgactgtatttaagagtctgtgcAAATAATCCTTCAGAAGAAATATCCAAGATTCTGTTTGCAGAGGTCATTCCGTCTCTCAAAGGGGACTCGGTGAGTTCCTTTTTCTGCAGATAAAGTGCTCCTGTCCAGCAGAACCCCAAGCCTTCCAGCGTCCAAGAACTTCGGTTTGGGGTCAGACCCCATCATACAAACTCCAGCTTCCCGTGCCCGCTGTACATGCCCCAGTGGACGAGCGAGAGGATCTTGTCGTTGCTGAGGTCCGCTTGTCTCATCTTGTCACAGGTCAGGCAGCAGTTCTCGTGGCCGCTCACCGGCACCATGCACTCCAAGTCTAACTTGGCTACCTGCCCCTTTTTGGAATGGTGTCCGTGGAAGCTGTAGTGCAAACGGGACAGCATCTGCTGCCGCTGATCCTGCAGTCTCTTGTTCTCACTCCGGAGCATCCTCAAGGCCAGCATGATCAGCAACACCAGAATGAGGCCGCCGGCGATGGGCACGGCGATCACGGCCGCCCGGAACCACAGCTCTTTGGAGGAAGTCAGCTCCTGCACTTTGGTGATGAGGTTCCTGCCGCCGTCGTGCTGATAGCGGTTTCCTTGTCCTAGAGCAACAGAAACACGTGAGCGGACTGCGGTTACGCCCTCCCACCGGGACTTACAATCATCTATCCATCTGCAACGAGACACCCCGTGAGAAAGCAGCTTACGGTGAAATCAACACTATTTACAAACGACACGCTGCCCAGCGGTGCAAAGATGGGCTTCCGAGAACAGTCTGTGTAGGGACTGTGGTTCCTGAACAGGAAGGGTCTTCTGGGTCTTCCAAAAGTGGAAAAGCCAGGCAAAACCTATCATGCAGACAGACATCTCATGCTCAGGCAGACAGAAAAGCTAC harbors:
- the BAMBI gene encoding BMP and activin membrane-bound inhibitor homolog isoform X1 — protein: MDRHSSYIFIWLQLELCAMAVLLTKGEIRCYCDAAHCVATGYMCKSELNACFSRLLDPQNTNSPLTHGCLDSLASTADLCQAKQARNHSGTAVPTLECCHEDMCNYRGLHDVLAPPKGEASGQGNRYQHDGGRNLITKVQELTSSKELWFRAAVIAVPIAGGLILVLLIMLALRMLRSENKRLQDQRQQMLSRLHYSFHGHHSKKGQVAKLDLECMVPVSGHENCCLTCDKMRQADLSNDKILSLVHWGMYSGHGKLEFV
- the BAMBI gene encoding BMP and activin membrane-bound inhibitor homolog isoform X2, with product MCKSELNACFSRLLDPQNTNSPLTHGCLDSLASTADLCQAKQARNHSGTAVPTLECCHEDMCNYRGLHDVLAPPKGEASGQGNRYQHDGGRNLITKVQELTSSKELWFRAAVIAVPIAGGLILVLLIMLALRMLRSENKRLQDQRQQMLSRLHYSFHGHHSKKGQVAKLDLECMVPVSGHENCCLTCDKMRQADLSNDKILSLVHWGMYSGHGKLEFV